CTTATATAAATACAACACCATTTTTTAGAATCCCACACTCTTATTTTTAGGTAGCCAGTAGTATCTATGTAAGTAAAATATATATGCAATCAAACAAAAGAGAAAAATTATTAACAGAAGAGCAGAGAAATGCGATAATAGAAAGTTCTTGTAAGCAGGTAGGTCCTGGAGTTTTTTATTCTACGCTCATAGTCATTACCTCTTTTTTACCTATATTTTTATTGACGGGAATGGAAGGGAAGTTATTTCATCCCCTGGCTTGGACAAAGACCTTTATATTGTTGGTAGATGCTTTTTTAGCCATTACGCTCACGCCTGTATTGATTTCTTTTTTTCTCAAAGGACGATTAAAAAGAGAACAAGAAAATCCTATAACCCGTGTTTTAGAAAAAATATATACTCCTCTCCTTTTATTTTGCTTCCGATGGAGGAAGGTGGTGTTAAGTGCGAGTATCCTTATTCTTCTTGTGGGATTAGGTATGATGACCCGTTTGGGTTCTGAGTTTATGCCCCCTTTAGATGAGGGTTCTATTCTCTTTATGCCCGTGACTTTGCCTGATATTTCTAACTCTGAGGTAAAAAGAATCTTGCAGGTGCAAGATAAAATTATTACTACCGTCCCTGAGGTATCGCATGTATTAGGAAAAGCAGGGAGAGCATATACTGCTACGGATAATTCGCCTATAAGTATGATAGAAACCATTATTTTACTCAAACCTACCTCAGAATGGCGAGAAGGTATCACAAAAAATGATATCATCAACGAGCTCAATTCAAAATTACAAATACCAGGTGTAGTGAATGGATGGACTCAGCCAATTATTAATAGAATAAATATGCTCTCCACAGGTATAAGAACGGACATAGGACTCAAAATCTATGGACAAAAGCTAGATACAATCTATGCCTTTGCAGAAAAAATAAAAAAACATTTGGAAGACATACGAGGAGTGAAGGACCTCTATGTAGAACCTATAACAGGGGGAAAATATATAGATGTTGTCATAAAACGCAAGGAAATTGGCAGGTATGATCTTACTATAGATGATGTAAATATGGTAGTAGAAACTGCTCTGGGCGGAGTGGAACTTACTAATACTATTGAGGGCAGGAGTAGATTCTCGGTCAATGCAAGATATGGACAAGATTTTAGAAATAATATACAAGACCTGCAAAATCTACCGATACAAACTCCCAATTTAGGAACGATTCCATTAGATAGAGTAGCCGATATAAAAATAACAGACGGACCGCCGATGATAAACTCGGAAAACGCTCTCTTACGAGGGACAGTATTATTCAATGTGCGAGAACGTGATTTGGGAAGCACCGTGAAAGAAGCCCAAGAAAAACTGAACCAAATGCTACAAACATTACCCCAAGGATATTTTGTAGAATGGAGTGGGCAATGGGAAAACCAAATTCGTGCTGAAAAGACCCTCACACTGATTATACCCATAGTGATAGGGATTATTTTTTTTATACTCTATTTCACGTATAATTCCATAAAAGAAGCATTTACTACCTTGATTACCGTTCCTTTTGCTCTCATAGGGGGAGTGTTTATGGTATATTTTTATAATATAAATCTATCCGTAGCGGTAGCCGTAGGTTTTATTGCTCTTTTTGGAATGGCTATAGAAACAGCTATGCTTATGACTATTTATCTCAACGAAGCAATGATAAAGATGGTTGATAAACACGGAAACTCCTCTGAAACCCTTAATGTTACTATTATAAGAAATTATATAATGATGGGTG
Above is a genomic segment from Chitinophagaceae bacterium containing:
- a CDS encoding efflux RND transporter permease subunit, which encodes MQSNKREKLLTEEQRNAIIESSCKQVGPGVFYSTLIVITSFLPIFLLTGMEGKLFHPLAWTKTFILLVDAFLAITLTPVLISFFLKGRLKREQENPITRVLEKIYTPLLLFCFRWRKVVLSASILILLVGLGMMTRLGSEFMPPLDEGSILFMPVTLPDISNSEVKRILQVQDKIITTVPEVSHVLGKAGRAYTATDNSPISMIETIILLKPTSEWREGITKNDIINELNSKLQIPGVVNGWTQPIINRINMLSTGIRTDIGLKIYGQKLDTIYAFAEKIKKHLEDIRGVKDLYVEPITGGKYIDVVIKRKEIGRYDLTIDDVNMVVETALGGVELTNTIEGRSRFSVNARYGQDFRNNIQDLQNLPIQTPNLGTIPLDRVADIKITDGPPMINSENALLRGTVLFNVRERDLGSTVKEAQEKLNQMLQTLPQGYFVEWSGQWENQIRAEKTLTLIIPIVIGIIFFILYFTYNSIKEAFTTLITVPFALIGGVFMVYFYNINLSVAVAVGFIALFGMAIETAMLMTIYLNEAMIKMVDKHGNSSETLNVTIIRNYIMMGATQRLRPKLMTVSVGLFGIIPVLWATGTGSDIMKPITIPLIGGTLSSTIYVLLITPIIFEMIKQKELKKNHKIEIIDAKE